The genomic region TGTAACCTTTTCTGAATATATTCTCGCCCTTTCTCGTCAAAATATATTAATTGTAATAACTTTTCCTTATCTGTGTTTTTAAACTTTTGAATTGTTTTTTCTATTATCGCAAACCATTTTTCATATTCTTCTATTTCTTTAGGTGGTTTAGCCAACATCAATGCTTTTATCGCTGTACTATCACTATGGTAAGATTGTCCTTCTCCAACCTTTCCAAAAAGAGGTGTACTTGAATTTAATACTTTTTCTCTATATTCTTTCACTTCTCTTTTCAAGTCAAAGTAGTGATACAAGTGCCATTCAATTTCTTTGTATAT from Thermoanaerobacterium sp. PSU-2 harbors:
- a CDS encoding DUF1492 domain-containing protein, whose protein sequence is IYKEIEWHLYHYFDLKREVKEYREKVLNSSTPLFGKVGEGQSYHSDSTAIKALMLAKPPKEIEEYEKWFAIIEKTIQKFKNTDKEKLLQLIYFDEKGREYIQKRLHIERATYFYWKDEIVLYIALLAAQENLIKV